The Cyanobium sp. Tous-M-B4 genome contains a region encoding:
- a CDS encoding exodeoxyribonuclease VII small subunit, translating to MPKAKATSKTKENESFESVGADLSYNEAHTALQLALSALQATDLDVEAMTGLYRQARAYLDRCEAVLAHVEQEVMLWQEGDIAVVPFNEPN from the coding sequence ATGCCTAAAGCAAAGGCCACAAGCAAAACAAAAGAAAATGAAAGCTTCGAAAGCGTTGGCGCCGATCTCTCATACAACGAAGCCCACACCGCCCTGCAACTGGCCTTATCAGCCCTGCAAGCCACGGACCTAGATGTCGAAGCAATGACAGGTCTATACCGTCAAGCCCGCGCCTATTTGGATCGCTGTGAGGCGGTACTCGCCCATGTGGAACAGGAAGTAATGCTGTGGCAGGAAGGAGATATCGCGGTAGTCCCCTTTAATGAGCCCAACTAG